The Torulaspora globosa chromosome 8, complete sequence genome segment AACGGAACCCCTCATGGTATTCGTCAAATAGCTGGGGTTGATTTTGCAACATTTCTAAAGCCTTATCGGAGCTAATAGTATAAAGCTGTTCGTTAATCCAGCGAAATCTAGACCCCGTCAACTTAGCCATCATCTTTTGTTGCAAAGGCGTCAATGATTTTTTCGAGCTTCCCACTGATTGTGATACATTCTGCTTTTTCTCTGGCACAGTGGATTGAATTTGGTTATCTGATAGACGCTTATTTCCCTTACTCTTTTCCTTTATGTTTTTGCTTTCTGCAGTTCTGGGCCGCGAGTCATTAACACTTAATGCCTGGCCATCAAGCTCGCTGTCACTGGgctcatcgatttcctgATTGATGACTTGGCTTTTCCTACTTTGCCGATCCTTTTTCAGcttatccttcttggcttttttatttttcttcttttcctcagTTTTTGCAGCATTGGCATCGAAAAAGGCGACTTTGTCAGTCTTGAGATCCCAACCATCGACTTGAAATAAAGACATAACTAAGTTCACCTTGATCAAGTCGTCCACCGCGTCTTCAGGTAGTAGTTCTCTttaagcgatgagatgaacTTGCCGATGTCCAGCGACGGGCTAAAAATTTCGAGATCGTGAAGAACGAGGCAAGTAAGTGCCATGGTGAGAAGGCCTTCAACAGTCCGACGGGCCGTTTAGCTCAGTaatctgctcttcaatctcatttTATTGCCGAATCACTGGGAATATTCCAAATGAATATGTATTGACTCTTTTTCTTTCGTCTCAATCCACCACCCGGCAATGGCATCTGGATTCTTGTTGACTAAAACTCTCAAGGCTTCTTTTAGAACTTCTAGGATAGCCTTGTGTGACACACCAAGAAGCGACGGCTTTTCACGAATTTGACGAATTTCAACAACCCCAGAATATAACTGCAGCTTTAGCAGGCCCTGCAAGCGATCCGTGAAATACTTATACAAGCTCTTCAGCGGCGTAGAGTCTATCACATTCTGACTGCTGTATTTTACGAGGCCAGATGCGACCAGCTTGCGGATGATCTCGAAAAACGTCTCTGATTTCAGTAGTTCGAACGGTTTGACAAGGACTAAGTTTTGCCTGTTGAATATGATGGTACTAATGTCACTAACAATGTCATTGATCTGGGAGGCCTGATATAGCTCCACTACTGGTATAGCCCGGTCTGGACGACTCAAAAGATACTTCAATACCTGCACTCTCGCCTCTGATTCGCTGCATGTAAAAATACTCTTATCGGTGCGATTTCTTTCGGGGTTGCCCTGAGAGCTTTCTGGCTTCAGCAGCGAAGGTTCACTAGTTTGCGGTACGGAACTTTCGATGACAAAATTCAAACGCTTCGGGTTCAGGCAAACGTCCGATGTTTCATCCTCTCGTTGTGAGGCATCGCGGTACGGGCTCACTATCTCGAGCTCCTGCTTATAGTCCTCTATCAAGAGCGCTTCGACGAAATCTTGTTTATTTCTCGGTTTGAGAGGTGTCGCAAAAGCAGTAATATCCTCATTCCCACCAACCTGTCCCCAGCTATCCTGTGTAAGAGTGTTCTCACATATCTGCCTGCTTAATTCCCAGGGACGGTTTAAATCTCTACGCTGCATCAAGCAGAGCTCCCAATGTTCGATCTCAGCCATCAAGTCATAACACATCTCAATATCATCTACCGACAATTCTCCACTGTGAACATCAATTTTGCCAGACAGACGCAGTCTCTTGCCCGTTAGCTGCTCTATGGAGAGGCAATAACTCAATAACAGGTCCTTGCGGCACCTACAAGCCAAAAACTTGCTCTGATCGTCCGGCCTCGACGTGAAATCATCTACGAACAGGAACACGTAGTCTTCCCCATCGATCCATTTCCACTTAAACCCCATCACAGTACCCAAAACACAGAGTCTCCGGATCGGATGATTCTTCCAAAACAGACACGAGGCGTTATATTGATAGTACTCGACACATACATTCCTCGACTTCTCAATGCATTGCCAAAGATCTCCGATCAGCAATCGAACGACCTCCCCTCTATAGTACCGACTATGTAAGAATAATGGCGGCACAAAAAAGATCAAGTCTCCCTCCTGGTGTGCCACATGGTCGTAGCTACCCATCAGTCATCTGCTCGCCGCTAGCCGAGCTGCTGCCACCTTCCTTCTGTCTCTTGCTGCTACTCGTCGTGTCTAGTAGTTGTTAATGCTGATCCTTCGGTGTTATCCGACGTGTCGATAAGGTCCAGCCAACAATAATGGACAGGATTTGACATATAAAGCTCGCCGTCTCAGCCCAAGAGGGACTCCCGAGCCGTCGGAAGCCGGCGGATTGCACTATGAGCGAGAGACCCCCTGTTACATGCCACGTTCTCGACACAGCTACGGGGAAACCTGCTGCCAATGTAGTGTGCTCCGTTTACAAGATCGATTTAGTCGAAGAAGCCTCCTCCACTGGAATTGGGCTCTTACGTGAAGCTAGTACTCTCGAACCTTTTGCCATGGCACGGACAGACGCAGATGGAAGAGTTCCACGGTGGACTTTTGACCCGACGCCCTCGAAACGGCAGCAACTGGAAGAAGTAGGCGTCGTTCAAGACACAACAGGTGACCGCTTGCACTGGGAAAAGCTGCCACCTGGCACCTACAAGATAAGGTTTCACGCCGGCCAATACTACAAATCGCTGGGGCAGACGAATTTTCACCCATTCGCTGACGTGATATTCACCGTCGAGGACTCCAGACACTATCACATACCCTTGCTGCTCAGCAACTACGGCTATACCACCTACAGAGGCAGCTAAACTCCTTTTCTCGAGATATACACGTACATACGTTGAAAGAACTCAATCTTTGCCCAGCTTGTCGGACTGCGCACCTGCCATCCCAGGCTGCTCCCATAGTCCTTACAGGGACTTTGAGCCAGCAGGAATTGCTAGATCTTGGAGCTTTTGTTGATTTTAGAGGTCGTTAGTATTGATTTTTTCATATAGCAGACTACCGGGAACTCGAACGTTGCTAGACGTTGGGCATCTTCGGAGAAAACTGAGTCAAAGTCATCACAACTCTGGCAGCTGAAGAGCtctgttgctgttgaaagTGCTTATAGATTTATATATCGGTTGAGTTTCGCACTGTGAAGTTTTTGACGCTTTTTGCAGGCTTGTTCTGCGTGAATTGGTAAAACTTGGCGGACGATAGATTGGAtcgaagagcaaagaataTATACTGAGTTGTACCAGAGGTTTCGGGAAAGTTGAAGATTACTGGCTATGCTTTCAATTGAACAGAGATACAACATCTGCCTTATGGCAGAGCGGCATCCAAAATGGACACAGCTGGAGCTGGCAAGATGGGCATACGAAACTTTTCAGTTGCCCAAGATTCCTTCACAGGGCACCATTTCACGACTGCTGGCCAAGAGAGACGTGTACATGAATTGTAAGGATAACGAGAAAGCGGCAAACCGGGTTAGAAAGCCGAATAACGTACTGGTACGTCTGATCTTGCAGGAGTGGGTGTCGCAGAGCATATGGAATGGTATACCCATCAATTCGCCGATCATACAGGATACAGCACAATCTGTTTGGTATCGTATCCCTGCAGAACATCGCGAGGGTAACGGCTCGTTCTCCTACAAGTGGATTAATAACTTTCTGGCCAAAATGGACATCAATATATCGAACTTGGACGAAGAACTACCCAAACCACCAAAGATCTGGACTTTCGAGGAGAGAAACgctttgaagcaaataTTTGCGACCATTCCTTCCCAAGACATCTTCACTTTGGATGAGACATTTCTGGCGTATAACTTGCCATTGGATTACGCCCAATACGAGGCCAGCCAGATTCAAAGAGTCATAGAAGTAGCTACGGTGATGCTTTGCTCGAATGTCGAAGGAacagagaagctgaaacCGGTAGTCGTGGGGAAATATAACAGTTACCGAAGCTTCAGGAACTACTTTCCTGAGGAGCCATCAGATCCAATATCGCAATCTTTGTTAGGTGAGAAGATGGCACGTAGGTTTGGAATTTCATATCACAGTAACCGGAAGTCATGGCTTACAAGTAATTTGTTTCACGACTGGTTGGCAAGGTGGGACAAGCGACTGGCAGCAGATAACAGGAATATCTGGATTATATTGGACGATTCCTGCTCACACAGGATAATAAATCCTCATCTGAAGAACATTAAATTGGTCTACACTTCGGCAAACTCTAGATTTCTACCATTCAACTGGGGAGTTTTGGATGAGTTTAAGACAAGATATAGAATTCAACAATACCAAGCACTGATAGATTTACAGAGCACGCTTGAAAAAAAGACGAATAAGAAGTTATACATTACATTCGAGCAAAGTCAGTTGACTATGTCGAATGCTTTTAAATTCATAAAAAAAGCGTGGATGGGTATACCTGTCGAGACCATCAGAGCGAACTGGAAGAGTTCCGGGATTTTACCTCCTGAAATGATACGTTTAGATGAAACGGTGAGCatggctttcaagaaaaatgaagcATTGGAAGCAGAACTTAATAGTTTATGTGATAAGTTCtattgcaagaagaagtggGATCACGATATGCTACTGGACTTGAATATCGAGAACAAGAATACCAACTTCCTGAGTACAGAAGAGCTAGTAGAAAGTGCGATTGTCGACCTTGTCGAGCCAGATCCTAATATCAGCAAGCGGTCAGCCACTCCAACACTGAACCAAATAACCGATTATTCcaattttgatcttctcaacGACCGCAACCTCAACTTGAGTCTAAATCAAGCGGGGAATACTGCAGATCTCGAATCAGAATCTGATGAGGATTTGAGCAGAGAAAATATAGTATCCAATACGTCGAACGATCCTCATAACATTGCCATGCTACAAAACCCTCATGAAAGAGGAAACGTGGAAAACAGTTATGATATGAACCTCGACAAAATCCTGGATGGTAATTACACCCAAGAAAACACAGATAAAATTTACAACGTCAGCACTTTGATCGACAAACCTAACCTTTTCACCGGAGAAAATGGAGTTCTTGATTTAAGGGTTGTTGGTATCGACGCCTCTATTGTGCCATCCGATTACTTCGATGATATGTTTCCACCAGCAGTTTCAGGATCAG includes the following:
- a CDS encoding hydroxyisourate hydrolase, with the translated sequence MSERPPVTCHVLDTATGKPAANVVCSVYKIDLVEEASSTGIGLLREASTLEPFAMARTDADGRVPRWTFDPTPSKRQQLEEVGVVQDTTGDRLHWEKLPPGTYKIRFHAGQYYKSLGQTNFHPFADVIFTVEDSRHYHIPLLLSNYGYTTYRGS
- the PDC2 gene encoding Pdc2p (ancestral locus Anc_8.213): MLSIEQRYNICLMAERHPKWTQLELARWAYETFQLPKIPSQGTISRLLAKRDVYMNCKDNEKAANRVRKPNNVLVRLILQEWVSQSIWNGIPINSPIIQDTAQSVWYRIPAEHREGNGSFSYKWINNFLAKMDINISNLDEELPKPPKIWTFEERNALKQIFATIPSQDIFTLDETFLAYNLPLDYAQYEASQIQRVIEVATVMLCSNVEGTEKLKPVVVGKYNSYRSFRNYFPEEPSDPISQSLLGEKMARRFGISYHSNRKSWLTSNLFHDWLARWDKRLAADNRNIWIILDDSCSHRIINPHLKNIKLVYTSANSRFLPFNWGVLDEFKTRYRIQQYQALIDLQSTLEKKTNKKLYITFEQSQLTMSNAFKFIKKAWMGIPVETIRANWKSSGILPPEMIRLDETVSMAFKKNEALEAELNSLCDKFYCKKKWDHDMLLDLNIENKNTNFLSTEELVESAIVDLVEPDPNISKRSATPTLNQITDYSNFDLLNDRNLNLSLNQAGNTADLESESDEDLSRENIVSNTSNDPHNIAMLQNPHERGNVENSYDMNLDKILDGNYTQENTDKIYNVSTLIDKPNLFTGENGVLDLRVVGIDASIVPSDYFDDMFPPAVSGSAASNIANNTTGGLNTQPRQAESSYTNTAVPVNSTAANTAPIVPFGDPALNHLLDSAVASNKEVTPPSVPDFPLESNPGATLQSNINIAKSLGNILKHTETRELSFSDAAIAEIKFNYDSLLKKIKKVRKQKHNMKTRRGQVQLDRYLGGSPSSPNSTNFSSSGNLHDSVDLQLPGNSSFF
- the STN1 gene encoding Stn1p (ancestral locus Anc_8.214) gives rise to the protein MGSYDHVAHQEGDLIFFVPPLFLHSRYYRGEVVRLLIGDLWQCIEKSRNVCVEYYQYNASCLFWKNHPIRRLCVLGTVMGFKWKWIDGEDYVFLFVDDFTSRPDDQSKFLACRCRKDLLLSYCLSIEQLTGKRLRLSGKIDVHSGELSVDDIEMCYDLMAEIEHWELCLMQRRDLNRPWELSRQICENTLTQDSWGQVGGNEDITAFATPLKPRNKQDFVEALLIEDYKQELEIVSPYRDASQREDETSDVCLNPKRLNFVIESSVPQTSEPSLLKPESSQGNPERNRTDKSIFTCSESEARVQVLKYLLSRPDRAIPVVELYQASQINDIVSDISTIIFNRQNLVLVKPFELLKSETFFEIIRKLVASGLVKYSSQNVIDSTPLKSLYKYFTDRLQGLLKLQLYSGVVEIRQIREKPSLLGVSHKAILEVLKEALRVLVNKNPDAIAGWWIETKEKESIHIHLEYSQ